The DNA segment TACTCTTGTGGATTTGTACTTAATCCAAATCTTTTTACTTCAAACATACTTTTATCTAATGAGTTTATAAAATTCGATAATTGTATTAATTTTGTATCAACACTTGTTCCACAAACTCCAGTAGGACAACACATTGCAGGATCATATATTTTTAAAGTTTTCACTATTTTTTCCTTTATAATATTATTTTAAAGCCTTAACAACTTTTGGAAGTAAAATTTTTTCTATCTTATTATATGTAGCTTCAAATGTTTCAAAATCTTTTCCATCAGGATCTTCAAATCCAACATGAATTACTTTTACTGCTTTGGGAAACATTGGACAAGTCTCGTTTGCATGGTCACAAACTGTAACTACTAAATCATACTCATTATCTATTACTTTATCAATAGTTTTAGAATGATACTCTTCTTTCCAAATACCTTTATCTTCTAAAAGCTTTTTAGCATTTGGATTTACTCTTCCACTAGCTCTTACTCCAGAGCTATCTGCACTAATTCCATCTAACTTTGCATTTATAAGTGCTTCAGCAATAATACTTCTACAAGAATTTCCTGTGCATAAAATCAAAACTTTTTTGCCCATTTTTATATCCTTTTCTAAATTAAAAGAATATTATCAAAATTATTCTAATATATCAAGATATCTTGATATATTAGAATTGAAAATTATCTATTTTCATCATGCATTAAAACTATTTCATCTTTTAACACATAAATATAAGTTTGAACTTCCATCTCATCAAATCTTTCTACAACAACTTCTTTTCTTTCAAACTCTTCACCTTCAAATTTATCAAGATTATCCCAGTGATTAATCAAATTGTCTGAATAAAATAAAAATCCATGAATAGTATCATTTCCTGCATCTAATCTAATTCCTGGATATCCCATACTAGCACTCCATCCAGCATCTATTAATTTACCTTTTACTCTAGCTTTTACAAATTTTCCAACAATATTTTCTAAAACAAAAGCATTTGGACAATTTGGCATCAAAGTACCATACACAAATAAAGATTCTTTCAAAATTATTCCTTTTAAGAATGGAAGTTTTATATAAGTTTTTGTAGAAAAGCAAAGATAAAAAGTCTTATCTTTGCTTATTATTTATTTTTTGAAATCAGCTACTATTTTTTCTTTTAATTTATCTATAGTAAATCCAAATTCCTCAAATAATTTATCAGCAGGTCCGCTTGCACCAAATGTATCCATTCCAAATACAACATCTGCAAATTTATAGTATTCTAAAGCTCTTGAAGCCTCAACTGCATAAACTTTTGTTTTTGGATCAACAATTTTATTGATATAATCTTCACTTTGTTCAACTAATAAATCAAAACAAGGAACAGAAACTATATTTGCAATAATTCCTTCTTTTTCTAAAGCACAAGCTGTTTGAAGAGCAAGCATTACTTCACTACCACTTGCCATTATTGTAATATTTGCATTTTCTCTTTGTTTTAATAAGTAACCACCATTTGAAACATCTCCATAGGCTTTCTCATCTTTTAAAACTTTTAAACCTTGTCTTGAACAAACAAATGCTGTTGGAGCCTTCATTTTTAAAGCAACTTTCCATGAATCAACATTTTCAGTAGCATCTGCTGGTCTAAAAGTATAGAAATTTGGTAGCGCTCTAAATTGAGATAAATGTTCAATTGGTTGGTGAGTTGGTCCATCTTCTCCAACTCCAATAGAATCATGTGTCCAAATAAAATGTTGTGGAATATTTGCTAAAGCTGCAATTCTTGCACTTGGTTTTAAATAATCACTAAATACAAAAAATGTTGCGCTATAAACTCTAAATAATCCATATAAATTCATCGCATTTGTAATAGCTGCCATAGCATGTTCTTTTATTCCAAAGTGAATATTTCTTCCATTTGGGAAATCACCCATTCCTTTTAACTCAGTTTTATTTGATGGTGCTAAATCTGCACTTCCACCCAAGAATCCTGGAATTGCTGTTGCAATTGCATTTAGTATTTTATGGTTTGAATCTCTTGTAGCAACACTTGTATCTGCTTCAAAAGTAGGATATATTATTTTGTCAAAATCTGGATTTTTTAATTCTTCTATTCTTTGTTTTACTTCAGAACTTAAAGATTCAGTCCACTCATTTTGAGCAGTTGAACCAACTATTAATTTATCAAAGGCACCTTTTACATCAGCAGCAACAAAAAATTCTTCATTAGGATTAAATCCAGCTTTGATTTTTGCTTGTTTTATCTCTTCAACTCCAAGAGGTGCTCCATGTGAATGATGACTTCCTTCCATTTCAACTGCACCTTTTGCAATAACTGTTTTTGCAATAATTAAAACAGGTTGAGTTGAAGATTTTGCAGATACTAAAGCTTTATCAATTTGTTCAAAATTGTGTCCATCTATTTCAATTACTTCAAAATCAATAGCTTGGAATCTTTTTTTAACATTTTCACTCCAAGCAATACTTGTATCACCTTCAATAGTAATATTATTTGAATCATAAATTATTACAAGATTATCAAGTTTTAAATGTCCTGCTGTTGCAGTTGCTTCATAAGAAATTCCTTCTTGTAAATCTCCATCCCCACATAAACAATAAACTTTATGATTTATTACATCTTTTCCAAGAATATTTTGAGCATATTTTCCTGCCATTGCAAATCCAACTGCATTTGCAATTCCTTGACCTAAAGGCCCAGTTGTAATCTCAATTCCATGAGTATGTCCATATTCTGGATGTCCTGGAGTTTTTGAATTTAATTGTCTAAAATTTTTTAAGTCATTTATAGAAACATCAAATCCCCATAAATGTAATAGTGAATATACAAGTCCCGTTGCATGACCCCCAGAGAATACTAATCTATCTCTATTTATCCATTTTTCATCTGCTGGATTTATATTTAAATGTTTACTTAACACTGTTGCAATATCAGCCATTCCCATAGGTGCTCCTGGATGCCCTGAATTTGCTCTTTGTACCATATCAGCAGCTAAAAATCTGATTGTATCTGCTTGTTTTTGTAATAATTGTTTTGACATGATTATCCTAAATTGAAAGAATTTGATTTTTTAAATTTAAATGATTATATCCAAACTATGTTTAATACTTTTTTTATATTTAAATGTCATCATTTTCTTTAAGTGTCATTTAACAGCTTTTTTTTTACTATTTAGCTTTTAATATTTCAAATAAATCTCAATATAAACAACTTTTATAATATTAATCAAAATAAAGTACAAAAATAAGCTTGGAGATACAATGCAAAATGATGCAAAAAAAATTTGGATAACTATAATTGCTGCTTCTTTAATTTTAGCAATTACTATGGGTGTACGACAAAGTTTAGGACTTTTTGTAGAACCTATAGATAATTCAACTTCTCTTGATATTGTATCTATCAGTTTTGCATTGGCAATTGGTCAACTAGTTTGGGGATTTATTCAACCTCTTTTTGGAGCAGTTGCTGATAAAAGAGGATCTTTTGGAGTTCTAGTTTTAGGTGCTATTGTAATGTCTTTAGGTCTTGTTCTTGTACCTTTTGCAAACACTGATTTCACTTTGATGCTAACTCTTGGAATTTTATGTTCAGCTGGTGCTGCTGCTGGAAGTTTTTCTATTTTAATTGGAGCAACTGCAAAAAATTTACCTGCAAATAAAAGATCTTTTGCAAGTGGTTTTATAAATGCAGGTGGTTCATTTGGTCAATTTATTTTTGCTCCAATTACACAAGTAGTAATAAATGGTTTAGGTTGGATTTGGGCTATGATTACTCTTGCGCTTTCAACTCTTCTTACTATTCCCCTTGCAAAAACATTAACTTCACAAAACAAAAAAGAACAAATAAAAATAGATAATCCTGAAGATGAATTAAAATTAAAAAATCAAATATATATTGCACTAAAAGACAAAAGCTATATTTGTCTACATTTAGGATTTTTTACTTGTGGCTTTCATGTTGCTTTTTTATCTACGCATCTTCCAGGGGAAGTTGCACTTTGTGGACATAGCGCTAGTGTTTCAGCATTTTCTTTAGCCTTGATTGGTTTTTTTAATATTTTTGGAAGTTTATATGCAGGATATTTAGGAACTAAATATAAAATGAAGTACATTTTAACTGTAATGTATGCAAGTAGAGCTTTAATGATAATTGCTTATATGTTAGCTCCAAAAACTGAACTTACATTTTATATTTTTGCAATATCTTTAGGATTTACTTGGCTTGCAACGGTTCCTCCAACAGCTGGAATAGTAGCTAAACTTTTTGGTACAAAATATCTAGGTACTCTTTTTGGATTAACACTTTTAAGCCATCAAACTGGTGGATTTTTAGGAGCATTTTTAGGTGGTTTAAATATGAATCATACAGGTGATTTTACTTGGATGTGGTACTTAGATATTGTATTAGCTATTTTTGCAGCACTTATAAATTTACCAATAAAAGAAGAAAAATAGAATTCATTTAATTTTTTGGAATGATTATTTCAAAAAAAGCACCATCATCTTTATTTGATGCTTTTAATTTTCCTTCCATATTTTTCTCCTGACTTCATCACTTTTTGAGAAAGCACCTAATAAACACTTTATAAAGCCCATCATTAAGGGATTTTAATTTTCAACTTGGGTGACCCACTGTATAATATTGTATGTTTATTCGTAAAAAAAGAAATGCAAGTGGTAGTGTAAGTGTTCAAATAATAGAAAAAATTGGAAGAAACAATAAAATAGTGCAAACTATTGGTTCATCTAAAGATATTGATGAAATTGAAGTTTTATATCAAGAGGGATTAAAACTTATTCCACAACTAACTAAACAACCTTTATTAGATTTATTTCCAAATGATAATAGTGAAAATATAATAGATATCTTTGTTAAAAACTTATCAACAAATAGTATTGTTTGTATTGGTCCTGAATTAATTATCGCAAGATTATTTGATTATATAGGATTCAGTAATATCGTAGATGATGAACTTTTAAAACATCTTGTAATAACAAGATTAATAAATCCAGGAAGTAAATTAAAAGTTATTGAGTATCTAAAACGTTATAGAAATATAGATATGGATATTATGAAAATTTATAGATTTATGGATAAATTTCATTTAAAATACAAAGAAGAGATTGAAGAAGTTGCATTTAATCACACAAAAAAAATATTAGGTAAAATTACTGTTTTATTTTACGATGTTACAACACTTTACTTTGAAAGTGAAGATGAGGATGATTTAAGAAGAATTGGATTTAGTAAAGATGGTAAATTTCAATCTCCACAAATAATGCTTGGACTGTTAGTTGGAGAACAAGGTTATCCAATAGGTTATGATATTTATGAGGGGAATAGCTATGAAGGAAATACCTTTATACCAATACTTCAAAAATTTGAAAAGAAATTTAATTTACAAAAACCAATTGTAATAGCTGATTCTGGATTATTATCTAAAAACAATATAGAACAATTAAAAGCTCATAACTATAAATATATCTTAGGTGCTAGAATTAAAAATGAAAATCATATTACAAAAAGTAAAATATTATCTTTAAATCTTGATGAAAATAATGCTATTGCAACAGTTGCAAAAAGTGATGATATACTTGTATTGTCGTATACAGATAAAAGAGCAAAAAAAGATAAATATAATAGAGAAAAAGGATTAGCAAGATTAGAAAAAAGAGTTAAATCAGGAAAACTTACAAAAGATCAAATCAATAGTAGAGGATATAATAAATATCTACATTTAGAAAATGAAATAGAAGTTACAATTGATTATGATAAATTTAATGAAGATGCTCTTTGGGATGGATTAAAAGGTTATATCACAAATACAACACTTAGTCCAAATGAAGTAATTGAAAACTACTCAAATCTTTGGCAAATAGAAAGAGCATTTAGAATTTCCAAAACTGATTTAAAAATAAGACCAATCCATCATTATTTAAAACATAGAATTGAAGCTCATATTTCAATATCATTTATTGCATATACAGTTTATAAAGAACTTGAAAGGATTATTAAACTTCATGATAAAAACTTATCGGTTCAAATAGCACTCGAAGAGATAAAAACAATCTATGGGTTAGAATATACAAATCCACTTACACATAAGAAAAAATTTGAAGTGTTGAAACTCAATGAAATACAACTAAAAATCCAAAATATTATTGAAATTGAACTTGGGTGCCTCGAATGATGAAGTCAGGAAACTGGTGGATTTTTAGGAGCATTTTTAGGTGGTTTAAATATGAATCATACAGGTGATTTTACTTGGATGTGGTACTTAGATATTGTATTAGCTATTTTTGCAGCACTTATAAATTTACCAATAAAAGAAGAAAAATAGAATTCATTTAATTTTTTGGAATGATTATTTCAAAAAAAGCACCATCATCTTTATTTGATGCTTTTAATTTTCCTTCCATATTTTTCTCTATAATAAGTTTTGACATAAAAAGACCAATACCTGATCCATTATGTTTTTGATATGTAAAAAATGGCTCAAATATTGTCTCAATTGGACTTACTTTTATCCCACCTGCATTATCTTCTATCGTTACAACAATGTTATTTTTTTCTTCAAAAATTGTTATTTTAATATAAGGATCTTCAATTTTTCTAGAAATCAACTCATCTTTTGCATTATTTATAAGATTTATTAAAACCTGAGAAAACTCATTTTTGTATCCAAATAATTCTGGATTCTTTTTAAGAATGATATCTAATTTAATACTATGTGCTTTTAATCCCGCACTTACTATATTAACAACTGAATTAATTTGTTCTAAAATATTAAATCTAATTTTTTCTTTATCATTTGAAAAAAAGTCTCTAAAGTCATCTATAGTATCTGACATAAATTTTGTAATACTATTTAACTTCTCAATAGCTTGTAGAATTTCGTTATTATCTACTTTTTTTCCCAGAATAATCTTACCCTCAATTGGTAAAAAAATTGAATTTATCTCCATTAGTGGTTGTCTCCACTGATGTGATATATTTCCTAACATTTCACCAAGTGAAGCTAATTTAGCTTGTTGAAATAATATCTTATCTTTTTCTCTACTTTTTTCAACTTCTTCTTTTATTCTTCTTTCTAGCTCTAAAAAATCATCAATCTTAGTTTGTCTCATTTGTTTCCTATTTTTATATAAGTGAGAAATCTCACTTATATATTTTATATGTTAGTAATATCTATTTCATCATCTATTAATAATTTAACTGTTGAATTTGTACCTTTACCTACATATTCTTTATATCCATTGCTAGTTGCTTTAACGTCCCATTCATTTAGATTTAATTGAACTTTATCTCCTTTATCTCCTTTTATTACAAGTTCTTTATCATTTAAATCTAAGATATCTTTAAAATCAACTTTTAATTTATCTGTTGTTTTTCCATTTTCCATGTCTATAATATCAGTTGTTTTTGTAATAACTTTAGATAAATCAATATCCTCTCCTGTTAATTTTTGGATATTTTCAGCTTTTCCTGTTACAACTTTTACTTCAGCTTCAATATCATATTTTACTTTATCACCATTATTATCACTAGCTTCAACATTAAATACTTTAATTTCTTCTGTAAATTTAGATGATTTGGCATAATATTTATAATCTCCTGTATCAAAGTCTACTGTTAATTTAATATTATTAGTACCAGAGATAATACCATCTTTAGGGAATGTATCTTTTGTATATTGTTTTCCTTCAAATGTTATAATATCAGCAGTAATTTTTTCATCTCCCCCAATAACATTATCCAGGAAATTTCCTTCAACTAATAGCTCTTGAACTGTATCTTCTAACGTTTTACTCAATTGTTCAGCATTACTAATAATTGTAACATCATTAGATACAGCATTTAAATGTGTATTTAATGCATTTGTTCCAATTC comes from the Aliarcobacter cibarius genome and includes:
- the arsD gene encoding arsenite efflux transporter metallochaperone ArsD, with the translated sequence MKTLKIYDPAMCCPTGVCGTSVDTKLIQLSNFINSLDKSMFEVKRFGLSTNPQEYVTNSEVSKLLNTEGVEVLPLIFLDDELLFKGDYPTVSELSSKMGLASFVAKF
- a CDS encoding arsenate reductase ArsC gives rise to the protein MGKKVLILCTGNSCRSIIAEALINAKLDGISADSSGVRASGRVNPNAKKLLEDKGIWKEEYHSKTIDKVIDNEYDLVVTVCDHANETCPMFPKAVKVIHVGFEDPDGKDFETFEATYNKIEKILLPKVVKALK
- a CDS encoding gamma-glutamylcyclotransferase family protein codes for the protein MKESLFVYGTLMPNCPNAFVLENIVGKFVKARVKGKLIDAGWSASMGYPGIRLDAGNDTIHGFLFYSDNLINHWDNLDKFEGEEFERKEVVVERFDEMEVQTYIYVLKDEIVLMHDENR
- the tkt gene encoding transketolase: MSKQLLQKQADTIRFLAADMVQRANSGHPGAPMGMADIATVLSKHLNINPADEKWINRDRLVFSGGHATGLVYSLLHLWGFDVSINDLKNFRQLNSKTPGHPEYGHTHGIEITTGPLGQGIANAVGFAMAGKYAQNILGKDVINHKVYCLCGDGDLQEGISYEATATAGHLKLDNLVIIYDSNNITIEGDTSIAWSENVKKRFQAIDFEVIEIDGHNFEQIDKALVSAKSSTQPVLIIAKTVIAKGAVEMEGSHHSHGAPLGVEEIKQAKIKAGFNPNEEFFVAADVKGAFDKLIVGSTAQNEWTESLSSEVKQRIEELKNPDFDKIIYPTFEADTSVATRDSNHKILNAIATAIPGFLGGSADLAPSNKTELKGMGDFPNGRNIHFGIKEHAMAAITNAMNLYGLFRVYSATFFVFSDYLKPSARIAALANIPQHFIWTHDSIGVGEDGPTHQPIEHLSQFRALPNFYTFRPADATENVDSWKVALKMKAPTAFVCSRQGLKVLKDEKAYGDVSNGGYLLKQRENANITIMASGSEVMLALQTACALEKEGIIANIVSVPCFDLLVEQSEDYINKIVDPKTKVYAVEASRALEYYKFADVVFGMDTFGASGPADKLFEEFGFTIDKLKEKIVADFKK
- a CDS encoding MFS transporter; this encodes MQNDAKKIWITIIAASLILAITMGVRQSLGLFVEPIDNSTSLDIVSISFALAIGQLVWGFIQPLFGAVADKRGSFGVLVLGAIVMSLGLVLVPFANTDFTLMLTLGILCSAGAAAGSFSILIGATAKNLPANKRSFASGFINAGGSFGQFIFAPITQVVINGLGWIWAMITLALSTLLTIPLAKTLTSQNKKEQIKIDNPEDELKLKNQIYIALKDKSYICLHLGFFTCGFHVAFLSTHLPGEVALCGHSASVSAFSLALIGFFNIFGSLYAGYLGTKYKMKYILTVMYASRALMIIAYMLAPKTELTFYIFAISLGFTWLATVPPTAGIVAKLFGTKYLGTLFGLTLLSHQTGGFLGAFLGGLNMNHTGDFTWMWYLDIVLAIFAALINLPIKEEK
- a CDS encoding IS1634 family transposase; translated protein: MFIRKKRNASGSVSVQIIEKIGRNNKIVQTIGSSKDIDEIEVLYQEGLKLIPQLTKQPLLDLFPNDNSENIIDIFVKNLSTNSIVCIGPELIIARLFDYIGFSNIVDDELLKHLVITRLINPGSKLKVIEYLKRYRNIDMDIMKIYRFMDKFHLKYKEEIEEVAFNHTKKILGKITVLFYDVTTLYFESEDEDDLRRIGFSKDGKFQSPQIMLGLLVGEQGYPIGYDIYEGNSYEGNTFIPILQKFEKKFNLQKPIVIADSGLLSKNNIEQLKAHNYKYILGARIKNENHITKSKILSLNLDENNAIATVAKSDDILVLSYTDKRAKKDKYNREKGLARLEKRVKSGKLTKDQINSRGYNKYLHLENEIEVTIDYDKFNEDALWDGLKGYITNTTLSPNEVIENYSNLWQIERAFRISKTDLKIRPIHHYLKHRIEAHISISFIAYTVYKELERIIKLHDKNLSVQIALEEIKTIYGLEYTNPLTHKKKFEVLKLNEIQLKIQNIIEIELGCLE
- a CDS encoding sensor histidine kinase; amino-acid sequence: MRQTKIDDFLELERRIKEEVEKSREKDKILFQQAKLASLGEMLGNISHQWRQPLMEINSIFLPIEGKIILGKKVDNNEILQAIEKLNSITKFMSDTIDDFRDFFSNDKEKIRFNILEQINSVVNIVSAGLKAHSIKLDIILKKNPELFGYKNEFSQVLINLINNAKDELISRKIEDPYIKITIFEEKNNIVVTIEDNAGGIKVSPIETIFEPFFTYQKHNGSGIGLFMSKLIIEKNMEGKLKASNKDDGAFFEIIIPKN